Proteins from one Cardinium endosymbiont of Culicoides punctatus genomic window:
- a CDS encoding transposase-like zinc-binding domain-containing protein gives MEKCPQCLTDLNVVKNGLNKDQKQNYLC, from the coding sequence ATGGAAAAGTGTCCTCAATGTCTGACTGACTTAAATGTAGTAAAAAATGGCCTTAATAAAGACCAAAAACAAAACTATTTATGCAA